The segment TCGGCCGCCACTTCGGGGAAACGGCCGGCTTCGGCGATGAGCAGCCTGCGCAGCTGCAGACCTCTGGGCTGGATGACGGTGGCGATGTAGTGCCGGGCCAGTGCGGCCAGATCCCTGTCCAGGTTCTCGGTGTCGCGCAGGGCGTCGACGACCTCGACGAACGGGCCGACCTTGACGCTGGCGTTGGCGATGATGGCGCCGAAAAGGGTCTCCTTGTCCGCGAACTGCTTGTACACGGTCTGCTTGGACACCGCGGCCGTCGCGGCGATCTCGTCCATGCTGGTGCCCGGATATCCCTTGCACAGGAACAGCTCGGTGGCCGCCTCCATGATCGCCTTGCGTTTGCGGGCGGATCGGCCGTCCTCGGGTCCTTGCATATAAGCCTCCTTGATTCCACTCGGAATAGTACTGGACTGATCAGTACCCGTTTGAGTACTGTACAGTCCAGTACTGGCGCCGGGGAGCCCTGGTGTCACCACCGAAGAAGGGGATGGGTCATGACGACCGAAGGACGCAAGATCGTGGCGGGGCTGTTCGTGTCGCTGGACGGCGTGGCGGAGGCGCCGGAGGAGTGGCACTTCCCTTACCTGGACAAGGAGATGGGCGCGGCCGTCGCCCAGATGCAGTCCGAAGCGGACACGCTGCTGATGGGACGCCTGACCTACGAGACGTTCGCCTCGACCTGGCCGAACCGGACCGGCCCGATGGCGGCCGCGCTCAACGGCATCCGCAAGCTGGTCGCCTCGACCACCCTGACCGAGGCCGAGTGGAACAACACCACGGTCATCGACGGCGATGTCGTCGCCTTCCTCAAGGACCTCAAGCAGCAGCCGGGCGGGAACATCAACCTCTCCGGCAGCATCTCTCTGACCCGCACCCTCCTGGAAGCGGGCCTGCTCGACGAACTGCGGCTCATGGTGCACCCGATCGTGCTCGGCACCGGCAAGCGCCTGTTCACCGAGGACGCGAGCCGTGTCCCCCTCCGGCTCACGTCATCGGCCACCTTCGCCACCGGTGTGCTGGACCTGACCTACCAGCCCGCCTGACCCGCCCACCGACCTCGGCCCCGGCCATCGACCACGAAGAGGGACCCCATGTCTTTCCAGGCCTACCTGGACACCATCGAGACCAAGACCGGCTTGACCCCCCGCGCCTTCATCGCCCTGGCCCAGGAGCGCGGCTTCGACGCCCCGTCCACCAAAGCGGGCGCGATCCTCTCCTGGCTGAAGGACGATTACGGCCTGGGGCGCGGCCACGGGATGGCACTGGTCCACGTCATCAAGCACGGCCCCCGCATCGACGCGAAGCATGTCGGCACCACCGGCTCGCACCGCGACGACTCCGACACCCTCTGGCTCGACGGAAAGGCGACCCGCCCCTCCTGAAGCGGCACCCGGCGGCGCCGAGGACGGATTCCGGCGTCCGGAGCGCCGCCGACTTATTTGTCTCCTGGGGAACCCCGCACAGCCGGACGGCTCGGGGCCCACTCGCCTCGCCGCACGGACCGGCCCGCCACACGGGCGACCAGAACTCCCTCTCCGCGGAGTTGAGCCGCCGAC is part of the Streptomyces qinzhouensis genome and harbors:
- a CDS encoding TetR/AcrR family transcriptional regulator; translation: MQGPEDGRSARKRKAIMEAATELFLCKGYPGTSMDEIAATAAVSKQTVYKQFADKETLFGAIIANASVKVGPFVEVVDALRDTENLDRDLAALARHYIATVIQPRGLQLRRLLIAEAGRFPEVAADYYERAPERTIAALAACFEHLAARGLLTLDDPLLAARHFAWLILAVPMDHAMFYARDDIRPLAELERLADEGARVFLAAYARR
- a CDS encoding DUF4287 domain-containing protein, with product MSFQAYLDTIETKTGLTPRAFIALAQERGFDAPSTKAGAILSWLKDDYGLGRGHGMALVHVIKHGPRIDAKHVGTTGSHRDDSDTLWLDGKATRPS
- a CDS encoding dihydrofolate reductase family protein; this encodes MTTEGRKIVAGLFVSLDGVAEAPEEWHFPYLDKEMGAAVAQMQSEADTLLMGRLTYETFASTWPNRTGPMAAALNGIRKLVASTTLTEAEWNNTTVIDGDVVAFLKDLKQQPGGNINLSGSISLTRTLLEAGLLDELRLMVHPIVLGTGKRLFTEDASRVPLRLTSSATFATGVLDLTYQPA